TATACGAGGACAGCGGCAGAAAAGTTCTATTAGCTGCACCTACAGGACGAGCGGCCAAGCGTTTGCAAGAAGTTACAGGCCATGACGCTAAAACTATTCACAGAATGATAGGTCTAAAATTTCACGGCGAGACAGAACACGACGAAGATAACCCCCTTGAAGCCTCTGTCTTGATAGTCGATGAATGCTCAATGATTGATATATATTTGCTTTATATCTTGTTAAAAGCTATACCCCACGAAATGAAATTGATTCTTATCGGCGACGTTGACCAGTTACCAAGCGTAGGGCCGGGAAAAGTTTTAGCAGATATGATTGACTCCGGCGTTATTCCATATGCGAAATTAAATCAGATTCAGAGACAAGCTCAGGACAGCAAAATTATATTAAACGCTCACAAAATTAATGAAGGTATTATGCCGTTACTAAATGAGGGCAGCGAGTCAGATTTTTCCTTCTCAGCAATAGAAGATCCCGAAGTAGCAGTAAGCCGTATCTTGAGATTTTGCCGCGAAAATATGCCCCTTGATAATCACGATTTATGGTCGGACGTGCAAGTTTTATCGCCCATGAGAAAAGGTGTTATCGGCGTGTTAAATCTTAATAAGCTAATACAAGACGAAATTAACCCATGTCCGCACACAGGAAATAATTTAAGAGACCCTTTTATTAAGCGCGGAGAAACCGAATATAGACTCAATGATAAAGTAATGCAGATTCACAATGACTACAATAAAGCAATCTATAACGGCGATATAGGCATTATAACAAGTGTCGACAAGTTAAATAATACTTTGACAGTGAGCTTTGACGAGGCCAGAAATGTCAAATATGAATATGCTGAACTTGAAGATTTAGTCTTGGCCTATGCTATTACGATTCACAAGTCCCAAGGCTGCGAATACAAAAAAGTTATTATCCCCCTCATGATGTATCAATATATAATGCTGCAAAGAAATTTGCTTTATACCGGAGTAACGCGCGCAAAGGAGTCATTAACTCTAATCGGCGAAGAAAAAGCCGTTTACATAGCCGTAAAGAATAATAAAATCTCTCAGAGAAATACTCGGCTCGCTCAAAGATTGAGATATAACGCAAAATTTATAGTTTAAAGGAGTTATTAACATGCAAGATACTTTATTTAGCGTCATAATGCTTGCTTACAACTGCGAAAAATATATCACAAAATGTTTAGACAGCTATTGCAGTCAGGATTACCCCGCAAAAAATTTCGAGATTCTAATCACTGACGACGGCTCAACGGACAAAACCGGCGAAATTTGCGACTCTTATGCTGAAAAATTCCCGTTCGTTAAAGTTTTTCACACAAAGAATCAGGGAACAAGCGCAGCCAGAAATGTCGCATTACCTCATTGTCAGGGGAAATATATAACTTTTTGCGATTCAGATGATTTTGTCTCACCGCAATTAATTTCGATTTTGACTCATGCTGTAGAAATTGACCCGGATTCAGATATGTTTGTGTTCAATTA
This DNA window, taken from Synergistaceae bacterium, encodes the following:
- a CDS encoding ATP-dependent RecD-like DNA helicase; the protein is MERLNKCLVKIVTFHNEANGYTVLKCKHTFFDDLVTFVGNMPRPHVDTTFNFTGEWVKSPKYGRQFAFDTFEEVFPATEESIIKYLESGLIKGIGPEMARRIVKKFGTDAINIINQDINKLLEISGIGQAKLAQIKESWQQYRKIQDIMVFLKGHDLSTALAMKIYNRYEDESIDVLTKNPYKLIEIEGVGFKTADCAAAKMGFGKENPSRILSGIFYTLQKLATEEGHCFAYKDQLITRAAELLEIQESLIMSHLYKMKDEEIIEVDNDAYYLPGIYKSEVNSAIKLIELLKYGRNDKYTPKRVRNSIDCKINVNGEFVKFTDEQIEAITQAMNNRVFVITGGPGTGKTTAVRAIMKLYEDSGRKVLLAAPTGRAAKRLQEVTGHDAKTIHRMIGLKFHGETEHDEDNPLEASVLIVDECSMIDIYLLYILLKAIPHEMKLILIGDVDQLPSVGPGKVLADMIDSGVIPYAKLNQIQRQAQDSKIILNAHKINEGIMPLLNEGSESDFSFSAIEDPEVAVSRILRFCRENMPLDNHDLWSDVQVLSPMRKGVIGVLNLNKLIQDEINPCPHTGNNLRDPFIKRGETEYRLNDKVMQIHNDYNKAIYNGDIGIITSVDKLNNTLTVSFDEARNVKYEYAELEDLVLAYAITIHKSQGCEYKKVIIPLMMYQYIMLQRNLLYTGVTRAKESLTLIGEEKAVYIAVKNNKISQRNTRLAQRLRYNAKFIV